In Dioscorea cayenensis subsp. rotundata cultivar TDr96_F1 chromosome 9, TDr96_F1_v2_PseudoChromosome.rev07_lg8_w22 25.fasta, whole genome shotgun sequence, a genomic segment contains:
- the LOC120269062 gene encoding uncharacterized protein LOC120269062: MGDLTPYADLASHHMCKSLYSGTYEKSCIEQEYYTSSHLDTVAATSAEDLVVHELGAGLCRILQVHDTCMHSCLCSTASNHLTSCCQKDIKSLSFEADMQKCTSNSPVIPSSGWLQSHHLAIDGVEESINIVDVKNLSQTGILSSSNSVAIPVKLISCLKGARALHGKSPNTSFRVKWAPEVYDPPVTSASRTVKSHNQRSKAKRKECHKHKSDKGKSARRISSELKHANRRSKYNAIDPRIIRLRSLNDKSVPLNFRPQNINGLDFTATGQDSKCGNSFYMEFLASMHTPVAEAS; this comes from the exons ATGGGTGATTTGACACCTTATGCTGATTTGGCTTCTCACCATATGTGCAAGTCTTTATACAGTGGTACCTATGAGAAATCCTGCATAGAGCAGGAGTACTATACTTCTAGCCACTTGGACACTGTTGCGGCAACATCTGCAGAAGATTTGGTGGTTCATGAACTTGGAGCTGGCCTCTGTAGAATCCTTCAAGTCCATGATACTTGTATGCATTCATGTCTCTGCAGCACAGCTTCGAATCATTTGACTTCTTGCTGTCAAAAGGATATAAAGTCTCTTTCTTTCGAAGCAGACATGCAGAAATGTACAAGTAATTCTCCAGTAATTCCAAGTTCAGGGTGGCTGCAATCTCACCATTTAGCTATTGATGGAGTGGAGGAATCAATTAATATTGTTGATGTTAAAAACTTATCACAGACTGGAATTCTTTCATCTTCAAATTCAGTGGCG ATTCCTGTGAAGCTTATATCTTGTTTAAAAGGAGCCCGTGCCCTGCATGGAAAGTCGCCAAACACATCATTTAGAGTCAAATGGGCTCCAGAAGTCTATGACCCGCCTGTGACCTCTGCATCACGCACTGTGAAAAGTCACAACCAAAgatcaaaagcaaagagaaaggAATGTCACAAACATAAGTCCGACAAGGGTAAATCTGCTCGCAGGATTAGCAGTGAACTAAAACATGCAAACCGGAGAAGCAAATACAATGCAATTGATCCACGTATCATAAG GTTGCGTTCACTCAATGATAAATCAGTGCCATTGAATTTTCGCCCGCAAAACATCAATGGTCTCGACTTCACTGCAACAGGACAAGACTCCAAGTGTGGAAACAGTTTCTACATGGAATTTCTTGCTAGCATGCACACCCCCGTTGCTGAGGCCTCATGA
- the LOC120268774 gene encoding gibberellin-regulated protein 12-like, producing the protein MNRSCHSLLLLLLFLLSFLAFISSAYTKDVAEEVGMSFAVQKYKHKHSGFSQAECPGACKFRCSKTQYKKPCLFFCQKCCFKCKCVPPGTYAHKEVCPCYNNWKTKSGGPKCP; encoded by the exons ATGAACAGATCTTGccattctcttcttctcctcctcctttttcttctctcttttcttgcATTCATATCTTCAGCTTATACCAAG GATGTGGCAGAAGAGGTTGGAATGAGTTTCGCTGTTCAAAAG TATAAGCATAAGCATTCTGGGTTCTCACAGGCAG AGTGTCCGGGGGCATGCAAATTCCGTTGTTCGAAAACACAATACAAGAAACCATGCTTGTTTTTCTGCCAGAAATGTTGCTTCAAATGCAAGTGTGTTCCTCCAGGGACTTATGCTCACAAAGAGGTTTGTCCTTGCTACAATAACTGGAAGACCAAGAGCGGAGGACCCAAATGCccttaa